GAAAGAACACGAGAAAACGGCAAAGCCAAAACCCGCCAAAAAAGCAAAAGAGGCTCCCAGGGCAAAGGAAGAGAAGAAAGCACCGGCAAAACCTGATTCAAAAAAGACCGTAAAATCCGGGACGGCAGAAGAGAAGCCAAAGAAGGCAAAAACACCAAAAATCCAGAAAGCAAAGGCTGAAGCCGCGCCAGAGGAAAAACCCAAAAAATCCTCAAAACCAAAGTCTGAGTCTGCAAAAGGGACGAAGACAAAACCCAAGGCTGCGTCAAAACCGGCCACGAAACCTAAGAGAAAGGCCGGCACAGAGGTGAAGGACAATGAGTGATCTTGCCAGTCAGAAGCGTATCGTCGCAGCAGTCCTCAAATGCGGTGTGAACCGGGTCTGGTTTGACCCCGAACGACTCTCCGATATTGAAAACGCCATATCACGCGAAGACCTGCGGGTGCTTGTTAAGGAAGGCGCAATCAAAGCGCGCCAGAAAACAGGTGTGAGCCGCGGCAGGGCACGGGCAAAGATTGCAAAGCGATCTTACGGGCACTGCAAGGGGCCCGGTCGGCGGAAGGGCGCAGCAGGCGCCCGCCATCCCGGCAAGCGGTCATGGATCCAGAAGATCCGCGCAATCAGAAAAGCACTGGTTGCGCTCCGCGAAGCCGGGACCATCGACCCGCACATGTACCGGATTCTCTACCGGAAAGCAGCCGGCGGACAGTACAGGAGTGTCGCACACATGAAAGCGCAAATGGAGATTCTCTCCGGGAGGATGAAGTAACATGGCGACAGGAGCAAGGTATTTTGTCCCCTTCCGCAGGCGGAGGGAGGGCAAGACCGATTACTATCAGCGGACAAAGCTGGTCGTCGCTGATGTGCCCCGGATGGTCGTACGAAAGACCAACCGGCATATCATCATCCAGCTGGTCACTGCCGAGATGGCCGGTGACCGCACGCTGGTCGCGGCAAATTCATCGGAACTTGCAGAATTCGGTTACAGGGGTTCGACATCCAGCACACCGGCAGCATACCTGACCGGGCTGCTCTTCGCGGCAAAGGCACGCAAAGCAAACTATGGAGCAGCGGTGCTGGATATCGGGCTCAACCGCGCAACTCCCGGTGCACGTGTCTTTGCGGCACTCAAAGGGGCGGTTCAGGGCGGGCTGGCAATCCCTCACGGCGAGAAGATCCTGCCCGATGAAGCACGGGTCAAGGGTGCGCATATTGCTGCATACAACAAGAATGCAGGAGATCTCGTAAAGAATGTCGAACAGGTGGCAGACGCCATAAAAAAGGAGCTGGTGTAAATGGCATATGAAAAGGAAGAGTGGCGCCCGGTCAC
Above is a genomic segment from Methanoregula sp. containing:
- a CDS encoding 50S ribosomal protein L19e, with the translated sequence MSDLASQKRIVAAVLKCGVNRVWFDPERLSDIENAISREDLRVLVKEGAIKARQKTGVSRGRARAKIAKRSYGHCKGPGRRKGAAGARHPGKRSWIQKIRAIRKALVALREAGTIDPHMYRILYRKAAGGQYRSVAHMKAQMEILSGRMK
- a CDS encoding 50S ribosomal protein L18, giving the protein MATGARYFVPFRRRREGKTDYYQRTKLVVADVPRMVVRKTNRHIIIQLVTAEMAGDRTLVAANSSELAEFGYRGSTSSTPAAYLTGLLFAAKARKANYGAAVLDIGLNRATPGARVFAALKGAVQGGLAIPHGEKILPDEARVKGAHIAAYNKNAGDLVKNVEQVADAIKKELV